In the Bos mutus isolate GX-2022 chromosome 15, NWIPB_WYAK_1.1, whole genome shotgun sequence genome, ACCTGGCACTTAAACTTTTACATTACATAGAAAGGAAACATAGTTTGGTATCATTTTCCCAGTTATCATGTAAATTGTTTTACTTATTGAGtatctataaaaaaataaattctgatactttctcatttaaaattaacTATTTGAGGTTTATTCACTTCATCTATTTCATAAGTAATCAATATTCAGTAGCTATTTAATATAATAGAGTGAGAAATTATGAACAGATATATATAGAATGTtgaagactaatttttttttacaggcaGAACTtctagatgctgctgctggtaTTAATGTACGATTCAGATTAGGTGGTGTAAGTATGAATACATTCTTATTTAGTAGTATTAAAgcacatttatatgaaatttaaaagatgtaattttaaaaaacataggcCATTTTCCTAATTAAATTGATATGGTTCTTTTAACTTTTCCATCTACAGGTTAAATTTCCACCTGaaatatactataaaattttCACTCACAGACATATTGAAGATCTGTGTGCTAATAGCCCTAGAGACTACACAAAACTTCCAGCAAAACATACATCTCATATTAAAAGTGATGATCTTCAGGAAGAGGATTACAGTGGCTGGTATCGTCGTATAGAGAACAATGGCTGGAGGCCTGTTTGTGAAACAGTAAGAacagataaatattaataattttttatgttATATGCTTAGAAACCTATCTGTCTTTCTGAAAgttaattttcagatttttttaaaataataaattctactAATTTAACTGATAAAATTTGCTTAACTACTCTGGGGCAACTAGTATACTTCAAGATTCagcaatatatcttttttttagtatatctttttttttttaacatctacttctgcttttaatAATCAGCTTTGAGTCTAGACCATCTTTAGATACTCTCTGGCACTCAGAAATTACCCATCTTTATAATAAAGCAAATCTGAAGATGTTACTGACTGTAATTAATCCCTGGACAAGAAGTGGGTGTTCTTGAGAGTAATATCCCATTTTTTGTACAGAGCTTGTAACAGCAGACCCTAGTGGGAAATCACTTGGGTTTTCATGGTGTTGAAAAATATAACATGTATTTATATGAACTAAAcagaatgatttaaaatatacatggtttctaatgcatatatatgatttGAGAATTTTTCTATAGACATGTTTGTTTAATCTCCTTTttgtggaaatattttttatCCAAGGATATTTgttaacttatattttaaaagttaacattatCTGGTTGTATAGTTCTGGATGTTTGTTTATATGGCTCAAGTATCTTCATTCAAATCCCTCAATCTCTGATATACAAATTGTAGAATGTGGTATATTGGATATACTAAGTATGAAAAATGATCAAAgtgtgaattcattcattcagtcaacaaatttTATTGCATACCAGTCAGATATATGGCATTTTACTAGATGCTTAATAAGCaatggtaaataaaaatattcctccactgaagtagtttgccttttaattaaggaaagagtCAAGTAAACAGGACATTTCAGTACAGTGCTTTAATAGGCAAATTCAGAGTGTTGTGGGGGATAAACTGTCCTCTTTGTTATTTAATGTGTATGTGGTGAGGGAGGAGGAATGAActggaaataagaaaacaagcaacCAGCTAGTATAAGCATCATATGGGGAAATCACGAAGTCTTAAGATACAATGGTGAGACTTCTGTATTCTTGGAGGGTGCCCATATTCCTTGAGgatttgttgttactgttcagttgctaagttgtgtctgactctttgtgaccccatgaactgcagcacactaggcttccctgtccttcactgtctccctgagtttgctcaaactcatgtccattgagtcagtgatgccacctgaccatctcatcctctgtcattctcttctcctctagccctcaatctttcccagcatcagcgtcttttcttttccagtgagttggctcttcccattaggtggccaaagtactgaagatTAGAGTCTTCAAAAGTCAGTAGCACCTACTGGTCAGCTCTGTTCTTATGAGAAACTAAAACACTCCTAGAATATGtctattcacttattcattcaacaaatacttattaaatactACCTCAGTACACTaattctctttagtttttctatgGCATGTGTCTCTTAAGGCTCAATGTGCTATTCACTTAATTAGAAATATCTTAAAAGGGTCTATCCTCTCCTCTATTTCTACCTTGGTATGTTCCAAGGTAGAATATAGTTCTTGTTTATAGTCAGATAACCTCACAATCagtaatttaatattttgtgtattcatttttcatttctcaatAGTTTTGGAGGCCTACTGAAAATGTGATGGtgggaaacaaaaaggaaagtgaaTTCCATTTCTCCAAACTGAAGAGAAGGCAagatatggaaaagaaaagaaaaattagaaaaatacaatggATGCAGCAAATGTAGGTTGATGAAAtacttagaattatttttttaattattctcttgatttatttttttcctggaaatttattttttattttttaattttattttatttttaaactttacaatattgtattagttttgcgaaatatcgaaatgaatccaccacaggtatacctgtgttccccatcctgaaccctcctccctcctccctccccataccctccctcgtcccagtgcaccagctccaagcatccagtatcgtgcaacgaacctggactggcgactcgtttcatacatgatattatacatgtttcaatgccattctccctataCTTAGAATTATTAAAGaagtatatattttcaaaaattgctaTCACTAGTAAAAATAATCacgttattttaaaaataagatgaaagattacagttattttttaaaaatacaatgaaagcaaatatttaataaatgcttgctAGAGACTGTTAATATCTAAGATATAAGTGGAAAAAGACAAATTTTCTTTGACCTCAAGGAAATCACAATCTTTTGCCACATGAGATGAAAATCAGCATTTACTTTTATATGTGAGATTAATATGACCTATTCACCAGGCAtaggcattccctggtggctcagatggtaaagagtctgcctgcaatgagggagaaccagattc is a window encoding:
- the C15H11orf65 gene encoding protein MFI, whose translation is MALKQESEFERKDRAARVIQKAWKCFLNVAVFQHFKRLINIRRQGEPRQIVRYINPKEAELLDAAAGINVRFRLGGVKFPPEIYYKIFTHRHIEDLCANSPRDYTKLPAKHTSHIKSDDLQEEDYSGWYRRIENNGWRPVCETFWRPTENVMVGNKKESEFHFSKLKRRQDMEKKRKIRKIQWMQQMYYAGNLEAKSTNYETVGLIQTATKGLLRTIEDGGVDSVMEWEVDEVLNWTNTLNFDE